The nucleotide sequence CCCATGACGGTACTGGCCAGTTTGCATCCTTTGGCTCTGATTGCGGCGTCTGTGGCCGACGATGTGGAGACTCTGGTGCCGCTGAATATCACGCCCCATGACTTTGCTTTCCGGCCATCGGATATCCGTCGGCTACAAGCGGCCGATATTATTCTTTGGGCGGGGATTGAAAGTGAGCCGTATCTGGAGCGCTTTGTACAGCGCTGGCCGGATAAGGTCTGGATTGATATTTCAGAAGGCCATGCCTCTGAGGGAGGGGATCACAATCACGATGGTCACTGGTGGCTTTCCCCCGAGATGGCAATCCGTGCACAACAACGCCTGACTCAGGCGCTGGGTGCCAACAGTACGTTTGAGGATGAAGTGCGTGAGCAACTCCGGCACAGTCACCAACAGCTGGCGCCACTGAGTGAGCGTGGATTTTTTGTGTTTCATCAGGCTTATGACCACTGGGTCGAATATTTCGACCTGAATCAGCTGGGTTCATTTACATTATCTCCGGAACAAAAGCCCGGGTTACGCAGTCTGAACCAAATGCGTAGTCAGCTGGCTCGTGGTGATGTGACCTGTGTGTTCACTGAGCCCCAGTTTTCTCCGGCGCTGGTGGCGTCGGTCACCCGTGGGCTGGATATACGCCTGGGCGAACTGGATCCATTGGGCGTTCATATTTCTGTGACAAAAGACGGCTACGCTGAGTTTATTCGTGACCTTACCCAGCGTTTTGTCCATTGCCTGGCCGATTCAGACTAAGCTTTTCCTCGGTCTTGTTATTCAGGTTCGGCATCGGCACAGTGGGTAAGGATGACTCTTATCTGACCCGGAGCCGATATGGACCCAAGTCCGCTTACTGTTGTCCCGTTATCCGAGCAATACGATCGTGTACGTCAACAAACACTGAATCTGTGTCGCCCTCTGCAAACCGCAGACTATGAGTTACAGGCGGCGGAATTTACCAGTCCGGCGAAATGGCACTTAGCTCACACCAGCTGGTTTTTTGAAACCTTTCTGCTGAAGCCAAACCTCAAGGGCTATCAGGAATTTCACCCCCAATTCGGACACCTGTTTAACAGCTATTACAACGGTATCGGTCAGCCGTACCCCAGAGCAAAACGAGGCCTGCTTTCTCGCCCGTCATTGGATGACGTCTTAAATTATCGCCATCACGTTGATCAACAGATGTCTTTGCTGATGGCGGATGAATCATTACAGCCGTTAATTGAATTGGGTCTGAATCATGAGCAGCAGCATCAGGAGCTGCTGTTAACTGACCTATTGTATTGCTGGTCGGTTAACCCGATGCAGCCGGTCTATCAGGCATTGCCATCTCCCGTTGCTAACACTGAGAGTCCTATTAACGACTGGCTGTCGTTTGACGGCGGTATTTATCGCATCGGCCATAAAGCCAGCAACGGCTTTGCGTTTGATAATGAAGGCCCGCGCCACGATGTGTTATTGCAGGACTTTTCGCTGGCCAAGCGTCTGGTAACGAATCGTGAATATCTGGAATTCATCAATGCCGGTGGTTATCAACAGCCTGAGTTTTGGTTATCCGATGGCTGGGCCTGGGTGCAGCGTGAAGGCATTGTTGCGCCGCTGTATTGGTGGAGTGAGGAGCAAAAGCCTGAACAAGAGTGGCAGCAGTTCAGCCTCAATGGTCAACGCGCTATTGAGCTTGATGCACCGGTCACCCATGTGTCTTTCTTTGAAGCTGATGCTTATGCCCGTTGGGCCGGTGCCCGGTTAGCAACTGAAGCCGAATGGGAAATCAGCGCTCGTCAAGCGGATGCGGCTCAAGGGCACTTTGCCGATGCCGGACGTTTTAGTCCAAGGCCGGTTGGTTGTTCAGAGGTGACGCAAAATAATGGTTTACAGCAACAATTTGGTGATTGTTGGGAATGGACGGCCAGCCCTTATCAACCATATCCCGGTTATGTTCCGGCGGCTGGTGCCGTGGGTGAATATAACGGCAAATTTATGTGTAATCAGATGGTGTTACGCGGTGGCTCGTGTGTGACACCAGCAGGCCATGTCAGGCCAACTTACCGCAATTTCTTTTACCCCCATGAGCGCTGGCAATTTACCGGCATTCGCTTAGCCCGCTGATCGCATGTTGTGTTCGCGATACAAATAACAAACAGGAAATCGTATGACGCACAGTCCACTGCCACAACCGAACTTTTCTGGTTCACAAAACCTGCAGTTTTTTGATGATCACCCTCCTGCGGCTGATATTAAAACCGAGGTGTTAGCGGGGTTGGCAAAGCCACAAAAAACACTGCCGGCCAAATATTTTTACGATGAGCGTGGCTCGCAGCTGTTTGAAGCCATTACCGGGCTGCCAGAATATTATCTCACCCGTACCGAGATTGGGCTGCTACAACAATACGGCGAAGAGATTGCTGATCGTGTGGGGCAGGGTGCGGTGCTGATGGAATATGGCAGCGGTGCCAGCACTAAAATTCGCCTGATGCTGGAAGCATTAC is from Bacterioplanoides sp. SCSIO 12839 and encodes:
- a CDS encoding zinc ABC transporter substrate-binding protein, producing the protein MTVLASLHPLALIAASVADDVETLVPLNITPHDFAFRPSDIRRLQAADIILWAGIESEPYLERFVQRWPDKVWIDISEGHASEGGDHNHDGHWWLSPEMAIRAQQRLTQALGANSTFEDEVREQLRHSHQQLAPLSERGFFVFHQAYDHWVEYFDLNQLGSFTLSPEQKPGLRSLNQMRSQLARGDVTCVFTEPQFSPALVASVTRGLDIRLGELDPLGVHISVTKDGYAEFIRDLTQRFVHCLADSD
- the egtB gene encoding ergothioneine biosynthesis protein EgtB, with protein sequence MDPSPLTVVPLSEQYDRVRQQTLNLCRPLQTADYELQAAEFTSPAKWHLAHTSWFFETFLLKPNLKGYQEFHPQFGHLFNSYYNGIGQPYPRAKRGLLSRPSLDDVLNYRHHVDQQMSLLMADESLQPLIELGLNHEQQHQELLLTDLLYCWSVNPMQPVYQALPSPVANTESPINDWLSFDGGIYRIGHKASNGFAFDNEGPRHDVLLQDFSLAKRLVTNREYLEFINAGGYQQPEFWLSDGWAWVQREGIVAPLYWWSEEQKPEQEWQQFSLNGQRAIELDAPVTHVSFFEADAYARWAGARLATEAEWEISARQADAAQGHFADAGRFSPRPVGCSEVTQNNGLQQQFGDCWEWTASPYQPYPGYVPAAGAVGEYNGKFMCNQMVLRGGSCVTPAGHVRPTYRNFFYPHERWQFTGIRLAR